One Cucurbita pepo mitochondrion, complete genome DNA segment encodes these proteins:
- the nad4 gene encoding NADH dehydrogenase subunit 4 — translation MLEHFCECYFDLSGLILCPVLGSIVLLFIPNERIRLIRLIGLCASLITFLYSLVLWIQFDPSTAKFQFVESLRWLPYENINFSLGIDGISLFFVILTTFLIPICILVGWSGMRSYGKEYIIAFLICEFLMIAVFCMLDLLLFYVFFESVLIPMFIIIGVWGSRQRKIKAAYQFFLYTLLGSVFMLLAILLILLQTGTTDLQILLTTEFSERRQIFLWIAFFASFAVKVPMVPVHIWLPEAHVEAPTAGSVILAGILLKLGTYGFLRFSIPMFPEATLCATPFIYTLSAIAIIYTSLTTLRQIDLKKIIAYSSVAHMNLVTIGIFSLNIQGIGGSILLMLSHGLVSSALFLCVGVLYDRHKTRLVRYYGGLVSTMPNFSTIFFFFTLANMSLPGTSSFIGEFLILVGAFQRNSLVATLAALGMILGAAYSLWLYNRVVSGNLKTDFLHKFSDLNGREVFIFIPFLVGVVRMGVHPKVFPDYMHTSVSNLVQHGKFH, via the exons ATGTTAGAACATTTCTGTGAATGCTATTCTGATTTAAGTGGTCCTATTCTGTGTCCCGTGCTAGGAAGCATTGCTCCTCTTTTCATTCCAAATGAAAGAATACGCCCGATACGATTGATTGGTCTATGTGCCTCTCTTATTACTTTTTTGTATCCCCCTGTTCCTCGGATACAATTCGATCCTTCTACGGCCAAATCTCAATTTGTGGAAAGCCTTCGATGGCTTCCTTATGAAAACATCAATTTTTCTTTGGGTATAGACGGTATCTCTTTATTCTTCGTGATATTGACCACATTTCTGATCCCTATTTGCATTTTAGTGGGTTGGTCTGGTATGAGAAGTTATGGGAAAGAGTATATTACAGCATCTCTAATTCGTGAATTTCTAATGATCGCCGTGTTCTGCATGCTGGATCCTCTACTATTCTATGTTCTTCCCGAAAGCGTGCTAATCCCTATGTT CATTATTATAGGGGTATGGGGTTCGAGACAAAGAAAGATCAAGGCAGCATATCAGTTTTTCCTTTATACTTTACTGGGATCTGTTTTTATGCTATTAGCTATTCTGTTGATTCTTCTCCAAACAGGAACCACCGATTTACAAATCTCATTAACCACTGAATTTAGTGAGCGGCGCCAAATCTTTCTATGGATTGCTTCTTTCGCCTCTTTCGCCGTCAAAGTGCCTATGGTACCAGTTCATATTTGGTTACCCGAAGCTCATGTAGAGGCACCTACGGCAGGATCCGTCATCTTGGCAGGAATTCTTTTAAAATTGGGAACCCACGGGTTTTTAAGATTTTCTATACCCATGTTTCCCGAAGCCACACTTTGTGCCACTCCTTTCATTTATACTCTAAGCGCGATTGCTATAATATATACTTCCTTGACCACTTCAAGACAGATCGATCTTAAGAAGATCATTGCTTACTCCTCAGTAGCCCATATGAATCTGGTGACTATTGGTATCTTTAGTC CGAACATACAGGGAATTGGAGGTAGCATTCTACTGATGTTAAGTCATGGACTGGTTCCTTCAGCCCTTTTTCTATGTGTTGGGGTTCTATATGACCGACATAAGACTCGACTTGTTAGATATTACGGAGGTTTAGTGAGCACCATGCCGAATCTCTCTACCATTTCCTTCTCTTTCACTTTGGCCAATATGAGTTTACCTGGTACTAGCAGCTTTATCGGGGAATTTCCCATCTCAGTAGGAGCTTTCCAAAGAAATAGCTTAGTAGCCACATTAGCCGCGCTTGGGATGATTTTAGGGGCGGCGTATTCCCTTTGGCTATATAATCGTGTGGTTTCTGGAAATTTAAAAACCGATTTCCTCCATAAATTCTCCGATCCAAATGGCAGAGAAGTTTCCATATTTATACCTTTTCTTGTTGGAG TTGTTCGGATGGGTGTTCACCCCAAAGTGTTCCCGGACTACATGCATACATCCGTAAGTAACTTAGTGCAACATGGCAAATTTCATTGA